The following are from one region of the Desulfuromonas sp. TF genome:
- a CDS encoding SpoVR family protein yields MELINQHTKKIMEGCKERARDAGLRFENETLEYIVTNRDLLELSPKMMIPTLYDYWVHDVEVLREKGRYELYPGNPYETVINTRPAISFYNDNNPDWLNVMIFYHVLAHVDFFQNNLFFRHTWDFDLTGQALSDKRLIARLRSSKGRWVDYVIEFSRAIDNLVGYYDELSDLNRPAESRNSRRLDFYFDVFLQDIKKVRITEYVKEIDRYNADLKESGKLGEQVFFSDTARKYPEFEAIYENSLEEKPRRNGDLLQFLMDRSEFLNREENRWMKSVMEVVRKTSIYFQPQIRTKIMNEGWASYWHEKLFLDDERIRGQEVSFARVHAGVTSLPKVGLNPYALGMRLFAYIEEMADKGCYSVAYDRLRDADQRLKFDRKTGAGRDFIFQVREDCSDFMFINRFIDQDFLDQHKLFVSGRRLNPSRMVWEYYIKSRKVEDYRSMLNDTLYHPPRIQVDRVSGGNELHLAHRFENKPLVKDYIANTMLGIEFLWGAPVHLETSEATAKASRSGDRASREVSGEAPAMDWRRVRYTMKNRKLGKTQL; encoded by the coding sequence ATGGAACTCATCAACCAACATACCAAGAAGATCATGGAAGGGTGCAAGGAGCGGGCCCGTGACGCTGGGCTGCGCTTCGAGAACGAGACCCTGGAATACATCGTCACCAACCGCGACCTGCTGGAGCTGTCGCCGAAGATGATGATCCCCACCCTCTATGATTACTGGGTTCACGACGTCGAGGTGCTCAGGGAGAAGGGACGCTACGAGCTCTATCCGGGCAACCCCTACGAAACCGTCATCAACACCCGTCCGGCCATCTCCTTCTATAATGACAACAATCCGGACTGGCTCAACGTGATGATCTTCTATCATGTTCTGGCGCATGTCGACTTCTTTCAGAACAACCTCTTCTTCCGTCACACCTGGGATTTCGATCTGACCGGGCAGGCTCTCTCCGACAAGAGGCTGATCGCCAGGCTGCGCTCGAGCAAGGGCCGCTGGGTCGACTACGTCATCGAATTCTCCAGGGCCATCGACAATCTGGTGGGGTACTACGACGAACTCTCGGATTTGAACCGTCCCGCGGAAAGCCGGAACTCCCGGCGCCTCGATTTCTATTTCGACGTCTTCCTGCAGGATATCAAGAAGGTCAGGATCACCGAATACGTCAAGGAGATCGACCGCTACAACGCCGACTTGAAAGAATCGGGGAAATTGGGAGAACAGGTCTTTTTTTCCGACACGGCACGGAAATACCCCGAGTTCGAGGCGATATACGAGAACAGCCTGGAGGAGAAGCCCCGCCGCAACGGCGATCTGCTGCAGTTTCTGATGGACCGCTCCGAATTCCTCAATCGGGAGGAGAACCGGTGGATGAAGTCGGTCATGGAGGTGGTGCGCAAGACCTCCATCTACTTCCAGCCCCAGATTCGCACCAAGATCATGAACGAGGGGTGGGCGAGCTACTGGCACGAAAAACTCTTTCTCGACGATGAGCGGATCCGGGGGCAGGAGGTGTCCTTCGCCCGGGTCCACGCCGGCGTCACCTCCCTGCCGAAGGTCGGACTCAACCCCTACGCCCTGGGGATGCGGCTCTTCGCCTATATCGAGGAGATGGCGGACAAGGGATGCTACTCCGTCGCCTACGACAGGCTGCGCGATGCCGATCAGCGGCTGAAATTCGACCGCAAGACGGGCGCGGGGAGAGACTTCATCTTTCAGGTGCGGGAGGATTGCAGCGACTTCATGTTCATCAACCGGTTCATCGACCAGGATTTCCTCGACCAGCACAAACTGTTCGTCAGCGGCAGACGCCTGAATCCGTCGCGCATGGTCTGGGAATACTACATCAAGAGCCGCAAGGTGGAGGACTACCGGAGCATGCTCAACGACACCCTTTATCATCCGCCGCGGATTCAGGTCGACAGGGTTTCCGGCGGAAATGAGCTCCATTTGGCCCATCGGTTTGAAAACAAACCCCTGGTGAAGGATTACATCGCCAACACCATGCTCGGCATCGAATTCCTCTGGGGAGCGCCGGTGCACCTGGAGACGAGCGAGGCGACGGCAAAGGCCTCGCGCTCCGGCGATCGGGCCTCACGGGAGGTCTCCGGCGAAGCGCCCGCAATGGACTGGCGGCGCGTGCGTTATACGATGAAGAACCGCAAACTGGGGAAAACGCAGCTTTAA
- a CDS encoding DUF444 family protein, whose product MNGKPKIEKAGDLYALSDLSAMQAMEPPRRSYTANIGSLDELLERDRQREEDGFPRKIRVGRMIRPGRGAEGKVVVVPTTVEEKFIHDSSFPEGEGEDESSGGTGEGEEGEIIGERPVRETGESGAGQAGQGEGGSHEVESSAYDLGRILTEKFQLPNLKEKGKKRSLTRYTYDLTDRNRGFGQVLDKKATLRRIIQTNISLGNIPDITDIDTSGFLIAPRDKTYRILSREKDYESQAMVFFIRDYSGSMAGKATELVATQHVLIYSWLLYQYDRQVETRFILHDTDAKEVPDFYTYYNSRVAGGTRVASAYTLVNEIVSRENLARDYNIYVFQGTDGDDWDSSGEESIPELKNILTYASRVGVTVAQHVYASGGNTEVEKYLKDSGLLESSPELLRLDVMGEDAEESRIIEGIRNLIS is encoded by the coding sequence ATGAATGGCAAACCCAAAATAGAGAAAGCAGGCGACCTTTACGCCTTGTCCGATCTTTCCGCCATGCAGGCCATGGAGCCGCCCCGGCGCTCCTACACCGCCAATATCGGTTCTTTGGACGAGCTCCTGGAACGGGACCGGCAGCGGGAGGAGGACGGTTTTCCCCGGAAGATCCGCGTCGGCCGGATGATCCGGCCGGGGCGGGGCGCGGAAGGCAAGGTGGTCGTCGTCCCCACCACGGTCGAGGAGAAGTTCATCCACGACAGCTCCTTCCCCGAGGGCGAGGGGGAGGACGAGAGCTCCGGAGGGACGGGCGAAGGTGAAGAGGGGGAGATCATCGGCGAACGTCCGGTGAGGGAAACCGGAGAGTCGGGGGCGGGGCAGGCAGGGCAGGGGGAAGGGGGCTCCCATGAGGTCGAATCGAGCGCCTACGATCTGGGGAGGATTCTCACGGAAAAATTCCAGCTTCCCAACCTCAAGGAGAAAGGGAAGAAGCGCTCCCTCACCCGCTACACCTACGACCTGACCGACCGCAACCGGGGGTTCGGACAGGTCCTCGACAAAAAGGCCACTTTGCGGCGGATTATCCAGACCAACATCTCTCTCGGCAACATCCCCGACATCACCGATATCGACACCAGCGGCTTCCTCATCGCGCCCAGGGACAAGACCTATCGCATTCTCTCCCGGGAGAAGGACTACGAGTCGCAGGCGATGGTTTTCTTCATCCGCGACTACTCCGGTTCCATGGCCGGAAAGGCGACGGAACTGGTGGCTACCCAGCACGTCCTGATCTACAGCTGGCTCCTCTACCAGTATGACCGGCAGGTGGAGACCCGTTTTATCCTTCACGACACCGACGCCAAGGAAGTGCCGGATTTCTACACCTACTACAACTCGCGGGTGGCCGGCGGTACAAGGGTGGCGTCCGCCTATACCCTGGTCAACGAAATCGTGAGCCGGGAAAATCTCGCCCGCGATTACAACATCTACGTCTTTCAGGGAACCGACGGCGACGACTGGGACTCCTCCGGCGAAGAGTCGATCCCGGAACTGAAAAATATTCTCACTTACGCCAGCCGGGTCGGGGTGACCGTCGCCCAGCACGTCTACGCCTCCGGAGGGAACACGGAAGTCGAAAAGTACCTGAAGGACTCCGGGCTGCTGGAGAGCAGTCCGGAACTGCTGCGGCTCGACGTCATGGGCGAAGACGCCGAGGAGTCGCGGATCATCGAAGGGATCAGGAATCTGATTTCGTGA
- a CDS encoding serine protein kinase: protein MTISKTKGTLLHHLGEVKGSKRRFENAFQGVARMILEDEISKVVVNAKTTYDFKIFRKEKKHVIGMYDEINSFVSFVKDAAEGGSSKEMAFVLVGEPGNGKTFFVEYLCSRYREFLSLPQNRKYTFRLVGMDKLGSYGRISTIESQSYEDPLILAMNLFEDPEANRRFLAEHGGFTDGEIETLYQNYRPLGACSSYMWNDVRTYTDGKIEDMLGFVDVIPVPMAESLGTVTGKYAAKDKITSSAVDLLGEESIQRLLHITDTNNPYRFDLRRGALSRVAGGGIHFSDEIYKNKKDLVQVYLGVIQNRLIEIDGYKWPIDTLIIATSNNSEFNRFLAEKEEAPIVDRCRICYVSHNTNYRMQKELTAYAIGSETKTTLMKEDLHQDPNLNYAASTAVILSRLPRSEKLTPVETMKLAAGEVAGEKSIKTLAEVIDTLNQDPDITKRFGQKGLGQRNLGRMIQLMVENSETNEGRCMYAYDVFTSVERVILDYVSDANDRAKYLDDLKVAKGLYRERIMTEMFNAYMDEPMAIRKDVLNYVNMIVGIDAENLGPDRMWKYKDPQSGELKALKIDERYIRSIENRLGLKTEEQCESFRTSIRKIYGQKISVNPNYDFMDNLELVKAVTDVRLKSDIAGAGSLIGALANRTNEENQKIYDRMIDTMLNKLGYCRTCAQKTIEYFCTQEDEG, encoded by the coding sequence ATGACAATCAGCAAGACCAAGGGAACGCTTCTGCATCATCTGGGGGAGGTCAAGGGGAGCAAGAGGCGTTTTGAAAACGCCTTTCAGGGGGTGGCCAGGATGATCCTGGAGGATGAGATCAGCAAGGTCGTGGTCAACGCCAAGACGACCTACGATTTTAAGATTTTCCGCAAGGAGAAAAAGCATGTCATCGGCATGTATGATGAGATCAACAGCTTTGTCTCTTTTGTCAAGGATGCCGCCGAGGGCGGATCGAGCAAGGAGATGGCTTTCGTCCTGGTCGGCGAGCCCGGAAACGGCAAGACCTTCTTCGTAGAATACCTGTGCAGCCGTTACCGCGAGTTCCTGAGCCTGCCGCAGAACCGCAAATATACTTTCCGCCTCGTCGGCATGGATAAGCTGGGAAGCTACGGCCGGATCTCGACCATCGAATCCCAGAGTTACGAGGACCCGCTGATTCTGGCGATGAACCTTTTCGAGGATCCCGAGGCCAACCGCAGATTCCTCGCCGAGCACGGCGGCTTCACCGACGGGGAGATCGAAACCCTTTATCAGAACTACCGCCCCCTGGGCGCCTGCAGCAGCTACATGTGGAACGACGTTCGCACCTACACCGACGGCAAGATCGAGGACATGCTCGGCTTCGTCGATGTGATCCCCGTCCCCATGGCCGAGAGCCTGGGGACCGTCACCGGAAAGTATGCTGCCAAGGACAAGATCACCTCCTCGGCCGTCGACCTGCTGGGAGAGGAGTCGATTCAGCGCCTTCTGCACATCACGGACACCAACAACCCTTACCGCTTCGACCTGCGGCGCGGGGCTCTGTCCAGGGTCGCGGGCGGCGGCATCCATTTCAGCGACGAGATTTACAAGAACAAGAAGGACCTGGTCCAGGTCTACCTGGGGGTGATCCAGAACCGGCTCATCGAGATCGACGGCTACAAGTGGCCCATCGACACGCTGATCATCGCCACCAGCAACAACTCGGAATTCAACCGCTTCCTGGCCGAAAAGGAAGAAGCTCCGATCGTCGACCGCTGCCGCATCTGCTACGTCTCCCACAACACCAACTACCGGATGCAGAAAGAACTGACCGCCTACGCCATCGGCAGCGAAACCAAGACAACTCTCATGAAGGAAGATCTGCATCAGGATCCCAACCTCAACTACGCGGCCTCGACCGCGGTGATCCTCTCGCGCCTTCCCCGCTCCGAGAAGCTCACTCCGGTGGAGACGATGAAACTGGCAGCGGGTGAGGTGGCCGGGGAAAAGAGCATCAAGACACTGGCCGAGGTTATCGATACTCTCAACCAGGATCCGGACATCACTAAGCGCTTCGGCCAGAAAGGGCTGGGGCAGCGCAACCTGGGCCGAATGATCCAGCTCATGGTGGAGAATTCGGAAACCAACGAGGGGCGCTGCATGTACGCCTACGACGTCTTTACGTCGGTGGAGAGGGTGATCCTCGACTACGTCTCCGACGCCAACGACCGGGCCAAGTACCTCGATGACCTGAAGGTCGCCAAGGGGCTCTACCGCGAACGGATCATGACCGAGATGTTCAATGCCTACATGGATGAGCCGATGGCGATCCGCAAGGACGTGCTCAACTACGTCAACATGATCGTGGGCATCGACGCCGAAAACCTCGGTCCGGACCGGATGTGGAAATACAAGGATCCTCAGTCCGGGGAGCTGAAGGCCCTGAAGATCGACGAGCGCTATATCCGGAGCATCGAGAACCGGCTGGGCCTCAAGACCGAGGAGCAATGCGAATCCTTCCGCACCTCGATCCGCAAGATCTATGGCCAGAAGATCTCCGTCAATCCCAATTACGACTTCATGGACAACCTCGAACTGGTCAAGGCGGTGACGGATGTGCGGCTCAAATCGGACATCGCCGGCGCCGGCAGTCTGATCGGCGCCCTGGCCAATCGAACCAACGAGGAGAACCAGAAAATCTACGACCGCATGATCGATACCATGCTCAACAAGCTCGGCTACTGCCGCACCTGCGCGCAGAAGACCATCGAATACTTCTGCACCCAGGAGGATGAGGGTTAA